Proteins found in one uncultured Desulfuromonas sp. genomic segment:
- the greB gene encoding transcription elongation factor GreB, with amino-acid sequence MKTSFSPDNDGDEKKLSAQGNYMTTGCAERLKAEIKDLLYVQRPDMVKTVAWAASNGDRSENADYIYGKKRLREIDRRIRHLTKRMDAAIIIDPVGQASVAKGRVLFGSTVTVENEDGEEKVLSIVGVDEIDSARGRISWVSPIGRALLGSSEGDAVTVKTPAGDKEYEVVEVAYIALD; translated from the coding sequence ATGAAAACTTCCTTTTCACCTGACAACGATGGTGACGAAAAAAAACTCTCAGCGCAGGGGAATTATATGACCACCGGCTGTGCTGAGCGTCTTAAAGCGGAGATTAAAGATCTGCTCTATGTTCAGCGTCCCGATATGGTCAAAACCGTGGCCTGGGCAGCCTCTAATGGGGATCGCTCGGAAAACGCTGATTACATTTATGGCAAGAAACGCTTGCGTGAGATCGATCGACGGATTCGCCATTTGACCAAGAGAATGGATGCGGCCATCATTATCGATCCGGTTGGTCAGGCATCGGTTGCCAAAGGGCGTGTTTTGTTTGGCAGCACCGTAACCGTGGAGAACGAGGACGGCGAAGAAAAGGTTTTATCCATTGTCGGTGTCGATGAAATCGATTCGGCACGGGGACGGATCAGCTGGGTTTCACCCATAGGGCGCGCTTTGCTCGGCAGCAGTGAAGGTGATGCGGTCACGGTGAAAACCCCGGCTGGAGACAAGGAATATGAAGTGGTCGAGGTCGCCTACATTGCATTGGATTAA
- the htpG gene encoding molecular chaperone HtpG: MSDNKHTFKAEVNKVLDLMIHSLYSNKEIFLRELISNASDAIDKARYESLTDASIAEGGDEWKVELIADKEAGTLTIRDNGIGMTRDEAVEALGTIAHSGTKEFIKLLESREVEDNPELIGQFGVGFYSSFMVADQVTVITRKAGADTNHAVVWKSDADGTYTLEDGEKAGKGTDVILKLKEDETSYLEEWELRKIVKQYSDFIEYPIVMEVTRTTPDPEDEEKSVTETKEETLNSQKAIWLKSKDEISDEEYNEFYKHLSHDFTDPAKVIHYRAEGTTEFSALLYLPEKRPYDIFYQDYKIGPALYVRRVQIMDHCEAMLPTYLRFVKGVVESSDLPLNVSREMLQENKVVNVIKKNLTKKILDTLGQMKKNDLEAYEKFYAEFGRILKEGIHHDFERKETIADLLLFESTTTEPGKTTTLADYIERMGEDQKEIYYITGSDRASAEASPYLEVFKEKGLEVLIMTDDFDDIIISGLGSYQEKPFQSAIKGDLDLGENDKEEQKKTFGDLLDLMKEELKDVVSDVRISGRLKDSAVCLVAGEHDLDPKMAKMFEAMGQDVPQGQRVLEVNPGHELIGRMKEAFSENNGSEQLKEYVGLLYDQALLLEGDKPRDPVAFSRALSKLMAQGVSM, translated from the coding sequence ATGTCGGATAACAAACACACCTTTAAGGCCGAGGTGAATAAAGTCCTCGACCTGATGATCCATTCGCTGTACTCCAACAAAGAGATTTTCCTGCGTGAGCTCATTTCCAACGCCTCTGATGCCATTGACAAGGCGCGTTATGAGTCGCTGACCGACGCATCCATTGCCGAAGGTGGCGACGAATGGAAAGTTGAGCTGATTGCCGATAAAGAGGCCGGTACGCTGACGATTCGTGACAACGGTATCGGTATGACCCGTGATGAGGCCGTTGAGGCTCTGGGCACCATTGCTCATTCCGGCACCAAGGAGTTCATCAAACTACTCGAAAGTCGCGAGGTGGAAGATAACCCCGAGTTGATCGGACAGTTTGGTGTTGGCTTTTATTCCTCCTTTATGGTTGCCGACCAGGTGACGGTGATCACCCGCAAAGCCGGGGCCGATACTAATCATGCTGTGGTATGGAAATCGGATGCCGACGGTACCTATACCCTGGAAGATGGGGAAAAGGCCGGCAAGGGCACCGACGTGATTCTCAAGCTCAAGGAAGATGAAACCTCGTACCTCGAAGAGTGGGAATTGCGCAAGATCGTTAAGCAATACTCCGACTTCATTGAATATCCCATTGTTATGGAAGTGACCCGGACCACGCCGGATCCGGAGGACGAAGAGAAATCCGTCACCGAAACCAAAGAGGAAACCCTCAACTCGCAAAAAGCCATCTGGTTGAAGAGTAAGGATGAGATCAGCGACGAGGAGTACAACGAGTTTTACAAGCACCTCTCCCATGATTTTACCGATCCGGCCAAGGTGATTCACTACCGGGCGGAGGGGACTACCGAGTTTTCCGCGTTGTTATATCTGCCGGAAAAACGTCCCTACGATATTTTCTATCAAGATTACAAAATCGGTCCGGCCTTGTATGTACGCCGGGTGCAGATTATGGATCACTGTGAAGCGATGCTGCCCACCTATCTGCGCTTTGTCAAAGGTGTGGTCGAGTCGTCAGATCTGCCGCTGAATGTCAGCCGTGAGATGCTTCAGGAGAACAAGGTTGTCAATGTCATCAAGAAAAACCTGACCAAAAAGATTCTTGATACCCTGGGGCAAATGAAGAAGAACGATCTGGAAGCTTACGAGAAATTCTACGCCGAGTTCGGCCGGATCCTCAAAGAGGGCATTCATCACGACTTTGAGCGTAAGGAGACCATCGCCGACCTGTTGCTGTTTGAATCCACCACAACGGAGCCGGGTAAAACCACCACTCTGGCCGATTACATTGAGCGGATGGGCGAGGACCAGAAGGAAATCTATTACATCACCGGCAGTGACCGGGCCAGTGCCGAAGCGTCTCCCTACCTTGAAGTGTTCAAGGAGAAGGGCCTTGAAGTTCTGATCATGACCGACGATTTTGACGACATCATTATCTCCGGTCTTGGTTCCTACCAGGAAAAACCGTTCCAGTCGGCCATCAAGGGCGATCTTGATCTTGGTGAAAACGATAAGGAAGAACAGAAAAAGACGTTTGGTGACTTGCTTGACCTGATGAAAGAGGAACTGAAGGATGTCGTTTCCGATGTCCGGATTTCAGGACGCCTGAAGGATTCAGCAGTATGTCTGGTTGCCGGTGAGCACGACCTTGATCCGAAAATGGCTAAAATGTTTGAAGCCATGGGCCAGGACGTGCCGCAAGGTCAGCGGGTTCTCGAAGTGAATCCCGGCCATGAGCTGATTGGGCGCATGAAAGAAGCGTTTTCAGAAAACAATGGCAGCGAACAACTTAAAGAGTATGTTGGTCTGCTCTATGACCAGGCCCTGTTGCTCGAAGGAGATAAGCCCCGTGATCCGGTGGCCTTTTCCCGAGCCTTGTCCAAGTTGATGGCTCAAGGTGTTTCGATGTAA
- a CDS encoding rubrerythrin — protein MSKSVKGTETEKNLLKSFAGESQARNRYTYFSSIAKKEGFVQIADVFAETADQEKEHAKRFFKFLEGGDLEITAMYPAGRMGTTAENLLAAATGENEEHTELYPAFADVAQQEGFPEIAAAYRAICVAEKQHEKRYRDLLANLESGQVFKRGESVVWRCRNCGYLHEGTEAPHLCPACIHPQAHFELLGENW, from the coding sequence ATGTCGAAAAGCGTCAAAGGAACGGAAACTGAAAAAAACCTTCTGAAATCCTTCGCGGGTGAAAGCCAGGCTCGCAATCGCTACACCTACTTCTCTAGCATTGCCAAAAAAGAGGGCTTTGTTCAGATTGCCGATGTCTTTGCCGAAACCGCAGATCAGGAAAAGGAACACGCCAAGCGTTTCTTTAAGTTCCTTGAAGGTGGCGACCTTGAGATCACCGCCATGTACCCCGCCGGCCGCATGGGCACCACAGCGGAGAACCTGCTCGCAGCAGCAACGGGTGAAAACGAGGAACATACTGAACTCTATCCCGCCTTTGCCGATGTTGCCCAACAGGAAGGTTTTCCGGAAATTGCTGCGGCCTATCGCGCCATCTGTGTTGCGGAGAAACAACATGAAAAGCGTTATCGCGACCTACTGGCCAATCTGGAAAGCGGCCAGGTATTCAAACGCGGTGAAAGCGTGGTCTGGCGCTGCCGTAACTGTGGCTACCTGCACGAAGGCACCGAAGCTCCCCATTTGTGCCCGGCCTGTATCCATCCTCAGGCGCACTTTGAACTGCTGGGGGAAAACTGGTAA
- a CDS encoding Fur family transcriptional regulator, with translation MLHHSETNTSFEMACRQKNLRVTPQRIEIYKELVKAKDHPTAETLHKRLLKRMPTLSLDTVYRTLGTLAEHGLIHKVDTTESQAHFEADLSKHHHVICAHCGRIVDFNWPVVDDSELPEELSNWGHVERRSLILHGICRDCQSNH, from the coding sequence ATGTTACATCATTCTGAAACAAACACGTCGTTTGAAATGGCCTGTCGCCAGAAAAATCTGCGAGTCACACCACAACGCATTGAAATTTATAAAGAACTGGTCAAGGCTAAAGACCATCCAACAGCAGAAACGTTGCATAAGCGCCTATTAAAGCGGATGCCGACCCTGTCTCTCGACACAGTCTACCGCACTTTGGGCACTTTGGCCGAACATGGACTGATCCATAAAGTGGATACCACGGAAAGCCAAGCCCATTTTGAAGCGGACCTGAGCAAACACCACCATGTTATTTGCGCGCATTGTGGCCGGATTGTCGATTTCAACTGGCCGGTGGTGGATGACTCCGAATTGCCGGAAGAACTGAGCAACTGGGGACATGTTGAGAGACGCAGTCTTATTCTTCACGGCATCTGCCGTGACTGCCAGTCGAACCATTAG
- a CDS encoding multidrug effflux MFS transporter: MKPSIEHHKALYVTYLALLAATPPLSTDMYLAALPEIASTWGVGKDLINLTLVLWFASFSVSILISGSLSDKYGRKPLLLWGLSLFVATSFLCAGASSAQMLILFRIFQGLGAGAPAAIVLAIIRDRFTGKERHQAIAYVMTIVAVAPMVAPIIGAMLLEFFNWRFIFVMQGVMVSITLLVTFTFKESLADPLNISLKRLMTRYTVHFRNKEFMFASISMGILVLPFYGFIAFSPIYYITIHGLSEKMFSLLFGLNALSSMCGAFSSSFIVKWVSDKTVITVSIYGCVIAGIGLIVLGSQHFLYFFAFMAFFSFCTGISRPISGNMILGLVKTDVGSASSFLVFYQFISGALCMAFVTLQWSYPVLVYGSLTTIVSILVLILWARIVPHLNPIH; this comes from the coding sequence ATGAAACCATCGATTGAACATCATAAAGCACTCTACGTTACCTATCTTGCCTTGCTGGCAGCAACACCACCTCTGTCGACAGACATGTACCTGGCCGCACTGCCTGAGATCGCCTCGACATGGGGAGTGGGCAAGGACCTGATCAACCTGACACTCGTGTTATGGTTTGCCTCCTTCAGTGTGTCCATTCTCATTTCCGGCTCGTTGTCGGATAAATATGGCCGTAAGCCGCTCTTGCTCTGGGGGCTTTCCCTGTTTGTTGCGACATCTTTTTTATGTGCCGGCGCGAGTTCCGCGCAAATGCTTATTCTGTTTCGGATTTTCCAGGGCTTGGGCGCCGGGGCTCCGGCAGCGATTGTTCTTGCCATCATTCGCGACCGATTTACTGGAAAAGAGCGTCATCAGGCCATCGCCTATGTTATGACAATTGTCGCCGTAGCGCCCATGGTGGCTCCAATTATCGGCGCCATGCTGCTGGAATTTTTCAACTGGCGCTTTATCTTTGTGATGCAGGGCGTCATGGTCAGCATCACCCTGCTCGTGACCTTTACCTTTAAGGAGTCTCTTGCTGACCCACTGAATATCAGTCTCAAACGGTTGATGACCCGTTACACGGTTCATTTCCGGAATAAAGAGTTTATGTTTGCCAGTATCAGTATGGGTATTCTGGTGTTGCCTTTTTATGGCTTTATCGCCTTTTCTCCCATCTACTACATTACCATTCACGGCCTGTCTGAAAAAATGTTCAGCCTGCTGTTTGGTCTTAACGCTCTTTCGTCAATGTGCGGTGCTTTCTCCTCATCGTTTATTGTCAAATGGGTTAGTGACAAAACCGTGATCACAGTGTCGATTTACGGCTGTGTGATCGCCGGAATTGGCCTCATAGTACTGGGGTCTCAACATTTCCTCTATTTCTTTGCCTTCATGGCGTTTTTCTCCTTTTGCACCGGTATCAGCCGTCCAATCAGCGGCAACATGATTCTCGGTTTGGTAAAAACCGATGTTGGATCCGCGTCCTCATTTCTGGTGTTTTACCAATTTATTTCCGGCGCCTTGTGCATGGCCTTTGTCACGCTGCAGTGGAGCTACCCAGTGCTGGTCTATGGTAGCCTGACTACGATTGTGTCGATACTGGTCCTGATTCTGTGGGCTCGTATTGTCCCACACCTCAATCCAATTCATTGA
- a CDS encoding SDR family oxidoreductase, whose product MSQQPRTVLITGATGYIGRRLKDRLLKQSGLSLRLLVRNPDKLRPDVRKKLAVFQGDTFNTASLDQALADVDVAFYLIHSMAGGDDYAKRDRLSADNFRQACIRAGVKRIIYLGGLGDKETASEHLLSRIETGEVLSSEPEKIQTLWFRAGVIIGAGSASFEIIHHLTQKLPIMLTPRWVTTRTQPIAVDDVLAYLEQAISADIQGNVQIDIGTQATDFRGLMEQAADSMGLQRHLICVPLLSPRLSSYWLTLLTPVPHSVASALIEGLKSETLARNDNAQRYFPTLHPVALDDAFQRALQEMEDNQVLSRWCDSSAEGTCDISGKESINKAVLRDRRVFYFEPALQHEVFESFCSIGGSNGWGAYDPLWHIRGLIDKIFGGVGLSRGRRQPEALRVGDALDFWKVVDIEADKRLLLVAQMKLPGKGWLEFVMDDDKLIQTAYFYPEGLWGRLYWYSVMPFHFFVFRSLGRLIIEQARQKKSSPDVV is encoded by the coding sequence ATGTCACAGCAACCGCGTACTGTACTCATTACCGGAGCCACTGGTTACATTGGTCGTCGTCTTAAAGACCGCCTGTTAAAGCAAAGCGGGCTCAGCCTGCGACTCCTGGTGCGCAATCCTGATAAACTTCGCCCTGACGTACGTAAAAAATTGGCTGTTTTTCAGGGAGATACATTTAATACAGCGTCTCTTGACCAGGCGCTGGCCGATGTTGATGTCGCATTTTACCTGATCCATTCCATGGCCGGCGGTGATGATTACGCCAAACGGGATCGGTTAAGTGCGGACAATTTTCGCCAAGCCTGTATTCGTGCCGGGGTTAAGCGGATTATTTACCTGGGTGGGTTGGGAGATAAAGAGACGGCCAGCGAACACCTGCTCAGCCGAATTGAAACAGGAGAAGTCCTCAGTTCTGAGCCTGAAAAAATACAAACCCTATGGTTTCGTGCCGGAGTAATCATTGGTGCCGGCAGCGCCAGTTTTGAAATCATCCATCACCTGACTCAAAAACTACCCATCATGTTAACTCCGCGCTGGGTGACCACGAGAACTCAGCCAATCGCCGTTGATGATGTCCTCGCTTATCTTGAGCAAGCCATCTCGGCTGATATTCAAGGCAATGTGCAAATTGATATCGGCACCCAGGCCACGGACTTCCGTGGCCTAATGGAACAAGCCGCAGACAGCATGGGCTTGCAGCGTCATCTGATCTGTGTTCCTCTGCTCAGTCCCCGCCTGTCGTCCTACTGGCTGACCTTGCTTACGCCGGTACCACACAGTGTGGCTTCTGCGTTGATTGAAGGCTTGAAATCGGAAACACTGGCACGCAACGATAACGCTCAGCGCTATTTTCCCACCCTTCATCCTGTTGCGCTGGATGATGCCTTTCAACGAGCGCTTCAGGAAATGGAGGACAATCAAGTGCTCAGTCGCTGGTGTGACAGCAGCGCAGAGGGAACCTGTGATATCTCGGGAAAAGAATCCATCAATAAGGCTGTCCTGCGCGACAGGCGGGTCTTTTATTTTGAACCGGCTCTGCAACACGAGGTGTTTGAAAGCTTTTGTTCCATCGGTGGTAGCAACGGCTGGGGCGCCTACGATCCACTCTGGCATATACGTGGCCTGATCGATAAAATTTTCGGTGGAGTCGGGCTGAGCCGAGGCCGTCGACAACCAGAAGCTCTCCGAGTTGGCGACGCCTTGGATTTCTGGAAAGTGGTCGATATTGAAGCGGACAAACGACTGCTGCTGGTCGCGCAGATGAAGCTTCCTGGAAAAGGTTGGCTGGAATTTGTGATGGATGATGACAAACTGATTCAAACGGCCTATTTTTATCCGGAAGGACTCTGGGGGCGACTGTATTGGTACAGTGTCATGCCGTTTCATTTCTTTGTCTTTCGCAGTCTGGGGCGTCTTATCATCGAACAGGCTCGACAGAAGAAATCGTCACCAGACGTCGTGTAA
- a CDS encoding prepilin-type N-terminal cleavage/methylation domain-containing protein, which yields MSCETTSNNEAGFSLIELLVALTVFAIGLLALAGMQITAIQGNSAAHRLTALTSLADGLVEELWSRNGDSDLLAVATGTVNWPTDFNAPGTAQEWVIDGAGTCTATYQITPNSPIDGVTRIEINVQSPGRSLAKTVLKRTY from the coding sequence ATGTCATGTGAAACGACATCAAATAATGAAGCGGGGTTCAGTTTAATTGAACTGCTGGTTGCTTTAACCGTTTTTGCTATTGGTTTGCTGGCGTTAGCCGGGATGCAAATCACGGCGATACAGGGCAATTCCGCGGCACACAGATTAACGGCGTTAACCTCTTTAGCGGATGGCTTGGTTGAAGAATTGTGGTCGCGCAATGGTGATAGTGATTTGCTGGCGGTGGCGACAGGGACTGTTAATTGGCCAACCGATTTTAATGCTCCAGGAACGGCTCAAGAATGGGTGATTGATGGGGCTGGCACCTGCACGGCAACATATCAAATTACACCAAATTCTCCTATCGATGGAGTTACCCGCATAGAGATTAACGTTCAATCTCCAGGTCGGAGTTTGGCCAAAACTGTTCTTAAAAGAACATATTGA
- a CDS encoding prepilin-type N-terminal cleavage/methylation domain-containing protein, whose product MKKLKNDQGFSLIELLMVAVILGLVMTAVYSLYLNSQKNAYQSEEIVDAQQNLRIAMDTMITDIRMSGFLTSSSLNAVTSAPASLAGGATLTLSAPVSSGIYSRSVGDVTVANGATGVVTVDSLMGASFIQADPVVTFVLPQSELEKQPC is encoded by the coding sequence ATGAAAAAACTAAAGAATGATCAAGGTTTTTCATTGATCGAATTATTGATGGTTGCGGTGATCCTTGGTTTGGTTATGACTGCAGTTTATAGCCTATACCTCAATTCGCAAAAAAATGCCTATCAGTCTGAAGAAATTGTGGATGCCCAACAGAATTTGCGGATAGCCATGGACACAATGATTACGGATATCCGTATGTCTGGTTTTTTAACCTCTTCTTCCCTCAACGCCGTGACCTCCGCTCCGGCATCTTTGGCAGGAGGGGCAACATTGACTCTTTCCGCACCTGTTTCATCTGGAATCTATTCCCGCTCTGTTGGGGATGTCACCGTAGCTAATGGAGCCACAGGGGTTGTTACGGTTGATTCATTGATGGGAGCAAGTTTCATTCAAGCGGACCCTGTTGTAACGTTTGTTTTGCCTCAGTCGGAATTGGAAAAACAGCCCTGTTGA
- a CDS encoding IS3 family transposase, with protein sequence MVDFVKRWTKRTGIAVTRIIGWLGLAVSKFYNWQQRYGKVNEHNALIPRDFWLEEWEKQAIIKFYQHTPQEGYRRLTFMMLDQDIVAVSPSSVYRVLSTAGLLRRWNGKQSKKGTGFVQPLRPHEHWHIDISYINIRGTFYYLCCLLDGCSRYIVHWELREAMTEADVEIILQRAREKYPAATPRIISDNGPQFIAKDFKEFIRVAGMTHVRTSPFYPQSNGKLERFHATIKQECIRPKVPLSLDEARKQVADYIRYYNDERLHSALGYVAPKIKLEGREKQIFKERDSKLEAAREARKQKRRLEKLRPAQHHSVPERETFNPLTQQGCFSNSD encoded by the coding sequence GTGGTTGACTTCGTCAAGCGCTGGACAAAGCGCACCGGCATTGCAGTGACGCGCATCATCGGCTGGCTGGGCCTGGCTGTCAGTAAATTCTATAATTGGCAGCAGCGCTACGGCAAAGTCAACGAGCACAACGCCCTGATCCCCCGCGATTTCTGGCTGGAAGAGTGGGAGAAGCAGGCGATCATCAAATTCTATCAGCACACGCCTCAGGAGGGCTACCGCCGTCTGACGTTCATGATGCTCGATCAGGATATTGTTGCCGTCAGCCCCAGCAGCGTCTATCGTGTTCTAAGTACCGCCGGACTACTCAGGCGCTGGAACGGCAAACAATCAAAAAAAGGGACCGGTTTTGTCCAGCCGCTCAGGCCCCATGAACATTGGCATATTGATATTTCCTACATCAATATCCGAGGCACCTTTTATTATCTGTGCTGCCTGCTGGACGGCTGTAGCCGCTACATCGTCCACTGGGAGTTGCGCGAGGCGATGACTGAGGCAGATGTGGAAATTATTTTGCAGCGGGCCCGGGAAAAGTATCCCGCCGCCACACCGAGGATTATTTCCGACAATGGCCCTCAATTCATCGCCAAGGACTTCAAAGAGTTTATCCGGGTAGCAGGCATGACGCATGTGCGGACATCGCCTTTTTACCCACAAAGCAATGGCAAGTTGGAACGTTTCCACGCTACCATTAAGCAGGAATGCATTCGCCCGAAGGTTCCGCTGTCGCTTGATGAAGCCAGAAAGCAAGTTGCGGACTACATCCGCTATTACAACGACGAACGACTGCACAGTGCGCTGGGCTACGTGGCTCCCAAAATCAAACTCGAAGGCCGGGAAAAACAAATCTTCAAAGAACGAGACAGCAAGCTCGAAGCAGCACGAGAAGCACGAAAGCAAAAACGGCGGCTGGAAAAACTCCGGCCCGCCCAACACCATAGCGTCCCGGAAAGGGAAACTTTTAACCCACTAACTCAACAGGGCTGTTTTTCCAATTCCGACTGA
- a CDS encoding transposase: protein MRKKRKNYTAQEKVAILKRHLVDQTPVSNLCDEYQLQPTVFYRWQKEFFENGAAAFEKDNSRRKKAEEKRIAQLEAKLQTKNEVLSELMEEHVQLKKELGEL from the coding sequence ATGCGAAAAAAACGTAAAAATTACACGGCTCAAGAGAAAGTTGCCATTCTCAAGCGCCACCTTGTTGATCAAACACCGGTCTCAAACCTGTGTGATGAATATCAGCTTCAGCCCACGGTTTTTTACCGCTGGCAGAAGGAGTTTTTCGAGAACGGTGCCGCCGCTTTCGAAAAAGACAACTCTCGCCGAAAAAAGGCTGAGGAGAAACGCATTGCCCAGCTCGAAGCCAAGCTGCAAACCAAGAACGAAGTTCTCTCGGAACTGATGGAAGAACACGTTCAGTTAAAAAAGGAACTTGGGGAACTCTGA
- a CDS encoding IS4 family transposase, which yields MNSGQTVFRQLLQFLPRHDFNLCVRRYRGDYRARKFSTFDQFLCLAYAQMAGRESLRDIETCLNSHREKLYHIGFRGSVSRSTLADASERRDWRIFQDFSHVLIRMAQQLYCGEPFALELAQPLYAFDSTTIDLCLTLFPWAEFRTTKAAVKMHTLLDLRGTIPTYVAVTTGKVHDVRMLDSLPVTEDAIYTMDKAYTDFSRLYALHQQGAFFVIRAKDNLRYRRIYSAIKDKSAGIKADQTVVLVTPKSKKDYPEKLRRISYVDKDRNKHLVFLTNNFTVSAATVAEVYKQRWQVELFFKWIKQHLRIKSFYGTSINAVKSQIWVAMSIYLLVVIAKKKLKIPCELYTFLQILEVNLFEKKPISSMVADALKQIQDLQDSNQLNLFSY from the coding sequence ATGAATTCAGGTCAAACCGTTTTCAGGCAACTGCTGCAGTTTCTGCCACGTCACGATTTCAATCTGTGCGTTCGCCGCTACCGTGGCGATTACAGAGCCAGAAAGTTTTCGACTTTCGATCAATTTCTGTGTCTCGCCTACGCCCAAATGGCTGGCCGTGAAAGCTTGCGCGATATCGAAACCTGTTTGAACTCTCATCGTGAAAAGCTCTACCACATCGGTTTTCGTGGTTCCGTGTCCCGTTCAACTTTGGCTGATGCCAGTGAGCGCAGAGACTGGCGCATCTTTCAAGACTTCAGTCATGTTTTGATTCGCATGGCACAGCAACTTTACTGTGGTGAACCGTTTGCCCTGGAACTTGCTCAACCGCTGTATGCTTTCGATTCAACAACGATTGATCTCTGTTTGACACTGTTTCCATGGGCCGAGTTTCGGACAACAAAAGCCGCCGTGAAAATGCATACGCTGCTTGATCTGCGGGGAACTATCCCAACGTATGTCGCCGTCACGACAGGCAAGGTGCATGATGTTCGAATGCTCGATTCTCTGCCGGTGACCGAGGATGCCATTTACACGATGGACAAGGCCTATACCGATTTCTCGCGACTTTATGCACTGCATCAACAAGGGGCCTTCTTTGTCATCAGAGCAAAAGACAATTTGCGCTATAGGCGGATCTATTCCGCAATCAAAGACAAGTCTGCCGGGATAAAAGCCGACCAAACGGTCGTCCTGGTCACGCCAAAATCGAAAAAAGACTATCCGGAAAAGCTCCGCCGGATCAGTTATGTTGACAAAGATCGAAACAAGCATCTGGTCTTTTTGACCAACAATTTTACGGTTTCAGCAGCGACAGTTGCTGAAGTCTATAAGCAGCGCTGGCAGGTGGAACTGTTTTTCAAATGGATCAAGCAACACCTGCGGATCAAATCGTTTTACGGGACATCGATCAACGCCGTAAAGAGTCAGATATGGGTAGCAATGAGCATTTATCTTCTGGTTGTCATTGCGAAGAAAAAGCTCAAAATCCCATGTGAGCTCTACACTTTTTTACAAATCCTGGAGGTCAATCTGTTTGAGAAAAAGCCCATTTCATCGATGGTTGCTGATGCTCTCAAACAAATTCAAGACCTCCAAGATAGCAACCAGCTGAATTTATTCAGCTATTAA
- a CDS encoding PilX N-terminal domain-containing pilus assembly protein: MSSQKKLIAAQINNERGVALILTMSMLVILTLLGVMVLNSTNTELAITSNYRISSDAFTAAEMASEYASQQVVNTLTPVTNLEDDMTLAAVLPAGVELSGTARNEVVAYTGTIPSEMMESTSTDAYQNNIFRTGATEEASGEAAYYRIAVESNAHDRSSARIEKLFVHRGGHVY; the protein is encoded by the coding sequence GTGTCTTCTCAAAAAAAGTTGATTGCCGCACAGATTAATAATGAACGAGGTGTCGCTCTTATTTTAACAATGTCGATGCTGGTGATTTTGACGCTGCTTGGAGTGATGGTGTTGAATTCAACGAATACAGAACTGGCGATTACATCAAATTATCGTATTTCAAGCGATGCGTTTACTGCGGCTGAAATGGCTTCAGAATATGCATCACAACAGGTTGTTAATACGCTTACCCCGGTAACGAATCTGGAAGATGATATGACTCTCGCCGCTGTATTGCCCGCTGGGGTTGAATTGTCAGGCACTGCTCGTAATGAAGTTGTCGCTTATACCGGAACGATTCCCTCAGAGATGATGGAATCAACGAGCACTGATGCTTATCAGAATAATATTTTTCGCACTGGAGCGACTGAAGAGGCTTCCGGAGAGGCTGCGTATTATCGCATTGCGGTTGAGAGCAATGCCCATGATCGCAGTTCTGCAAGAATTGAAAAACTCTTTGTTCACCGAGGTGGGCATGTTTATTAA